From the genome of Papaver somniferum cultivar HN1 unplaced genomic scaffold, ASM357369v1 unplaced-scaffold_21, whole genome shotgun sequence:
GCTTGCATCAATCAAAGACCTAGTTCGCGTTTATTACTTCTTTAGTcttcctttttatttatttttgtcttatcgCCTTACCGGTAAATTTATAATAATACACTCTGCAGCTGAAACATGAAGCTGCAAACCTTGCAAAGAAGATCGAGAGTCTCGAAGTCTCTAAAAGGTTCGATGCCCGAGAGCCTTTTAAACGTAGTGCGTTTTCCATTTTGTAAACCCTTGAAACAATTTCTTGTAGGAAGCTAATGGGAGAAGGCTTAGAATCTTGCTCCATTAACGAATTGCAGACAACTGAGAATCAGTTGGAGAAGAGTCTACTTATTATCAGGGAAAGAAAGGTAGTAAAATGGTTTAATCCATCTCATGGAGTCATCATGTTCAATTTCTTAAAAACTGAAAAAACaattattaaaaatcaaaatatcttTGATGTTTTCCTATCACTTCAGCATCAGTTGCATAGGAAAAAGATTGAGCAGCTAAAACAAAAGGTAATTTGTCATGTTAAATGGCAGTTTAATTGGATTAATTCGGTTAATCTTACTTTTTATGCTTGTCAGTAATTTGCTAACCACGATATTGTTTCCCGTGACATTTCAGGAAAAGCAACTATTAGAAGAGAATGAAGTTTTACGCGAGAGGGTAATTTTAGTTTAACTTATTTTCATTCTCAGACTTCATAAATTGAAGAACAATATAAACAGTAAACATGTTCTGGTCGAGCTAGCTAAGTCTGACAGTGAGGGAAGAGTAAAGAACAGGCTTAAAGTGAGTTAATTAACATTTTTGTTTTTCGCCGTAACAGTGTGGGGCTCGACAATGGGATCAACAGAACCAACAGAAAGAAATACAAGACACTACTACCTTATGAAACTAGTCAAAATTCTCGTGTGGTGAAAACTGAGCTACAAATCGGCAGGCCTGAAAGAAGGTGACATTATGTCGTTATACAACTCCACATCCTCCTAATTGCTATCATTATGATTGTATATGTATGTATGCATGTTAAACGAGGTAACGACCTATGATACAATCTGTCATTATCTTCTGATGCCATCTATTCATTATCTTCTGATGCCATCTATAATTTTCAGATATATAGGTGGTCTCGATTTCCAGAATCATATGGCCAATTTCTTGTGTTAA
Proteins encoded in this window:
- the LOC113339715 gene encoding MADS-box protein SOC1-like — encoded protein: MGRGKTEMRRIENATSRQVTFSKRRNGILKKAYELSVLCEAEIALIIFSPTGKLHEFSSSSTSMQNTIERYQKHDADVKENSQVRQPLQLYHDVLSNILCHLKHEAANLAKKIESLEVSKRKLMGEGLESCSINELQTTENQLEKSLLIIRERKHQLHRKKIEQLKQKEKQLLEENEVLRERLSLTVREDVGLDNGINRTNRKKYKTLLPYETSQNSRVVKTELQIGRPERR